In one Parageobacillus genomosp. 1 genomic region, the following are encoded:
- the treP gene encoding PTS system trehalose-specific EIIBC component, with translation MGGYEQSVKKIVEAVGGKENIVAATHCVTRLRFALKDEGKVDKEALENIDIVKGSFSANGQFQVVIGQGLVDKVYNEMVEITGIGRATKQEIKDAAEANLNPLQRAIKTLADIFIPILPAIVTAGLLMGINNVLTGPGIFYEGKSFVEVHKEWADLASIINLIANTAFVFLPGLIGWSAVTKFGGSPLLGIVLGLMLVHPDLLNAWGWGAAKEKGEIPIWNLFGMEVQKVGYQGQVLPVLVASYVLAKLELFLRKRIPDAFQLLLVAPIALLITGFLAFIAIGPITFAIGNAITHVFVTIFDNVPAIGGFLYGALYAPLVVTGMHHTFLPVDLQLIANTGGTFLWPILVMSNIAQGSAALAMMFVAKDEKLRGLSFTSAVSAYLGITEPAMFGVNLRFRYPFISAMTGAAIAGMFITLNKVIAPSIGVGGLPGFLSIVPQKWVPFFIGMAIAIIVPFVLTFVFSKFRKANR, from the coding sequence ATGGGGGGATATGAACAATCCGTTAAAAAAATCGTCGAAGCGGTTGGCGGAAAAGAAAATATTGTCGCCGCTACCCATTGCGTGACGCGACTGCGCTTCGCGTTGAAAGACGAAGGAAAGGTAGATAAAGAAGCGTTAGAAAACATCGATATTGTGAAAGGTTCATTTTCCGCAAACGGCCAATTTCAAGTTGTAATCGGTCAAGGACTGGTTGATAAAGTATATAACGAAATGGTCGAAATAACGGGAATCGGCAGGGCGACCAAGCAAGAAATTAAAGATGCCGCCGAAGCGAATTTAAATCCGCTGCAGCGCGCCATTAAAACATTGGCCGACATTTTTATTCCGATTTTGCCGGCGATCGTGACGGCCGGTTTGCTCATGGGGATTAACAACGTGTTAACAGGCCCGGGCATTTTCTATGAAGGCAAGTCGTTTGTCGAAGTGCATAAAGAATGGGCCGATCTTGCTAGCATCATTAACTTGATTGCCAATACGGCGTTTGTGTTCCTGCCAGGCTTGATCGGCTGGTCAGCCGTGACAAAATTCGGCGGCAGCCCATTGTTAGGAATTGTCCTCGGGTTAATGCTTGTCCATCCAGATTTGTTAAATGCTTGGGGATGGGGAGCAGCGAAAGAAAAAGGAGAAATTCCGATTTGGAATTTGTTTGGTATGGAAGTGCAAAAAGTCGGCTACCAAGGTCAAGTGCTGCCGGTGCTTGTCGCGTCTTATGTGCTGGCGAAACTGGAGCTGTTTTTGCGCAAGCGCATCCCAGATGCGTTCCAGTTGCTGCTGGTTGCTCCGATTGCTTTGTTAATTACAGGGTTTTTAGCGTTTATCGCGATTGGGCCGATTACGTTTGCGATCGGTAATGCGATTACGCACGTGTTTGTTACTATTTTTGACAATGTTCCAGCGATTGGTGGCTTTTTGTATGGAGCGTTATACGCGCCGCTTGTTGTGACGGGAATGCACCATACATTCTTGCCGGTTGACTTGCAGTTGATTGCCAACACGGGCGGTACGTTCCTGTGGCCGATCCTCGTTATGTCCAACATCGCCCAAGGCTCGGCGGCATTGGCGATGATGTTTGTCGCTAAAGATGAAAAATTAAGAGGTCTTTCCTTTACATCAGCGGTATCCGCGTATCTTGGCATTACCGAGCCAGCGATGTTCGGCGTAAACTTGCGCTTCCGCTACCCATTCATCTCAGCGATGACGGGGGCGGCGATTGCCGGAATGTTTATTACGTTAAATAAAGTCATCGCGCCATCGATTGGGGTCGGCGGCTTGCCAGGATTTTTATCGATCGTGCCGCAAAAGTGGGTGCCGTTCTTTATTGGCATGGCGATCGCCATCATCGTACCGTTTGTTCTCACGTTTGTATTTAGCAAGTTCCGTAAAGCGAATCGCTAA